agaagtagctagTCGTAAGTAATCAAGAAGCTAGAACACTTctcaggtacgtataaatacaacttccgtataaatacaacaatgtatattcagtttcacaaacatctgactagtgtagctagcagttacacatgcatataacatgtgtcattaggagttacacattcatattagtatgtgtacccaaaatcagtatgtgtaagtaaaagttacacatctaattagcatgtgtagctCGAAAtcccacatctaattagcatgtgtaactagaaattacacatctatttagcttgggtaactagaagttacacatccacttagtTTGTGTACCTAGAAGGTAAGCAACAATTATCCTATCTatgtagcttgtgtaactagaagttacacatccacttagtttcttatgatatcccttttcataagaaccttcaatatatagaacataaactttatatcccaggatgtgtaactgctagttacacatcctgctagTTACTGTTAGATCATCTCCAAACTGAATGATGGCCCTTTACTGAGAACAAGCTGGCCATAAAGAAACTTCCAACCAATGTTATCTAGTAATTCCAATATGATtgatataccttttcataagaacctgcaaatatagaacataaactttatatcctaggatgtgtaactagaaattacacatctatttagcttgtgtaactagaatttaTGCATCCACTTAGTTTGTGTACCTAGAAGGTAAGCAACAATTATCTTATCtatatagcttgtgtaactagaagttacgcaTCCACTTAGTTTCTTATGATAtcccttttcataagaaccttcaatatatagaacataaactttatatcccaggatgtgtaactgctagttacacatcctgctagTTACTGCTAGATCATCATCCAAACTGAATGATGGCCCTTTACTAAGAACAAGATGGCCATAAAGCAACTTACAACCAATGTTATCTAGTCATTCCAATATTcatgatataccttttcataagaacctgcaaatatagaacataaactttatatcctaggatgtgtaactagcagttacacatcctgctagTTACAGGTTTCAGATAACTAGCAGTTAGACATCCATATGCCGACATATATGGATACCTAGAAATGTGAAAATCACAATCAAATTTTATGAGTCATGTTTACCTGAAGCTCACTCGACAACACCATCCTCATCTGCTTAACCACTTTTGTGGTATCAATATCAACTCCACCACTCCCTGCAATCCATACATACACGTAAAAAATGTATAGAGTCATTAAGAACCTTATTTTTCTGAAACTTCATTTGGTCAAacaaaaaattcacaacaattcacaaaaaacaaaaaacaacagaaaaatacaaattccatgctaaaaatacaacatgatacatATGTTCCACATACTGTAtaacaaaaaacagcatgtctatatcatcaatttgaagttgttcttctgcaacaacattgtttcttcatcctcttctcagtatcaaacaaaaactcacaagaaattcacaaaaaacaaaaacaacaaaaagatatatatacaaattccatgctaaatatacaacatgatatacatgtgtaaccttatgttacacatactgtataaaaaaacagcatgtctacatcatcaatttgaagttgttcttctgaaacaacattgtttcttcatcctcttctcagtatcaaataaaaaactcacaacaaattcacaaaaaacaacagaaaaatacaaatttcatgctaaaaatacaacaagatacatatgtgtaacctcaagttacacatactgtaacaaaaaacagcatgtctacatcaatttgaagttgtccttctgaaacaaaattgtttcttcatcctcctctcagtatcaacaaaatataaacaacaaattcacaaaaaattctcggatcggacatgcaagaacaacaaataatcgaaaaaaaaatgaaaaaagttttgaaatcaagccaaataaaattcatacctagatttgttgttttccttcttctgaaacaatattatttctcttcttgttctcagtatcaaccaaatcaaaaaatataaaaacaaaataagaaagatccaaatcataaaaatcgaaatCAATGGAATTCAAGACTAGATCAAAAACACACTATGTTGATTTCTCTATTCCAAcctgttttcttcctcttctcagactcaGCAAAATCCAAGCAAAAAAAACGATAATCAGTAGAAAATCGAAATTAAAAAATAGATCAGAAAAAactagtgaatcaaacctattttatacaaacagaaaataaaaattgatacaaacctatttgttgttcttcaatgcagcGTCTTCctctcgtcagatctgaaaacAACTGAATCAATTCAACGATTTTCTGGGAAATATGTGTTGTTCTTCCTCTCGTCTTCAATACAGCGAATCAAAAATCAACGCActtgtttgttgttcttcaatgcaacgattttgtgaagaaacaattcgAATTCGGAAGATTTAATATCATGAAGAGAAAATCTAGTGAAAGGAAGATGCAGATACAATTTTGCCGAGAGATCTTTTGctgagagagagaaagtgaaacaGGAAATGAATCTGGAAATGAAACTCATAGCCTATTTTATTAGGTATATATAGTCAAGGGTATTTTTGGTATTACTAATTTcttccaaaccctaaactttattaccaagccctgaaatctaaagttctgggcctagaaatatcaaaaagttTAATTATGAAGTTTTTAGTAATGAATCCATTTGGTGGGGCTTGAAAATATAGAACCCATTTAGTTGGGtgattctagtatttttcacctCCAAAATTGCAATGTAAACTATTCCAAAAAATGCTGTTCGGATTCACTCTTTATTCTGAAATTTAGTTCGATAGACATCCCTCTCATGAAATTTGGCGTCACATGTAAGTAGCATTCAATGTCAACGAGAACAGCACAGCCAAATGTATACCGTTGATTGAATAGTGAAATTCAAACTGCAATTTTCTACGAATGGTGCCATATAAGATTGGATAGGGTGCCAATATCCACAATTTGTTCAAAATCGCCGCCTAATTAATGACAGCCCTTAACATCCACACGGCCTTAACAGTTCCAAAGAGTCAAACTCCCTTTGCAAGAAAACTGATAACGCTTGTTTTCGAAAGAGAAATGTTTTGAATCAGACAATAATCCAATGACAGCTCCATGCGCAACTGTCCCTGGGAGTGAGGTTCTTTGCCTGTAGCTGTTGTGACGGCATGCTGGTCTACATGCAAAGAAGCCAAGAAAATTGTGCATCAATCCTGATATGAAAAAATTGAATAAGATGTTTGGTTGTGTTGGTAACTTTGCTGAACCCACATCCAATGATTCGTTTTTCTACTGTTGTTAATGCTTTTCTACTTCAGTGTTCCAGGGGTCAAATGATTTCAGAGATATGCCACTTATTGCTAGAGGTGGAAAACATTGCTGAGCTATCCAGTGAcctaagaaaaacaaactaatcaCCAACTCCTTTATGTGATCGTACGTGATGACCAAGGCATTTTCCAAAATATTAGTCAAGAAACTGCCATATTAGTTACTCTATTTTGTTGTGACATTTGACTCTGTACCATAACAGAGAGTTAAAGGTAAAAGCTTCTTAATAAATGGTCCAGTGTTGGATGATATATGGATTATTAAATTTAATAGTTGATTAGTAGACgctaatttgaattttgaataatTAGGTTCACAGAACCTGCCAATAGTGTAATGGACTGACtatcccatatatatatatatagctagaCATTTGAGATGATAagtatagaagaaaaaaatacgaCAAATTTTTCTTTACCGATCAGTTGCAATCTTATAACTAAACAAGAAATTCTCTAATTTGCGTACAGTTAATCAATGTCGAAAGGAGGTAGCGAAATGGATACTGGGAGAAGGGTGTCTGGTTGGGCTGCAAGAGACTCAGCAGGAGTTCTATCTCCATATTCATTTACTCTAAGGTACGCCACTTGTGAAACTAAATATGTAACTTCTTAGAGAATTGTCACTCTAAATTTATTCTGACACCAATATATACCTCCAGGAATACAGGTCCAGAGGATGTTTTTCTGAAGGTTCTCTACTGTGGAATAGATCACTCTGATCTTCATCAGATAAGGGATGAGATACACATGGCCAATTACCCTTTGGTTCCAGGGTAATATCCTTCACCACTCATCCATGATAACTATCTGTTTAAGTTTGTATTTTACATTTACTGATTTACATACATTCCATGCATAAACAGACCTCCACATCACCAATTATAGCAGAGAGGTCCGTAAAAACAAAATCAGGGCGCATCACCAAAATGCGCGGCTTCATAAGGAGTTGTGTCTATAGCGTGCAAGTACACAAAAGTAGGCTATACGGCCAAGGCTAGGATGATATGATGCTCATTTTGTATGCGTATGAGAAAGCAGCGTCCGCTTGGAATTAAACAACCTATTTTCACCCGTTGAAGTAGCACCTTTCATATACATAGTTGTCTCCTTTGTACTGGTTTCTGAATTCTGATAATTCACTTTGTTCATTTGCTCATCAAATGTATGTATACATGTGAAGGCATGAGGTAGTAGGAGAAGTGGTGGAGTTGGGATCTCAAGTAGAGAAATTCAAGGTGGGAGACTTGGTAGGAGTTGGATGTATGGTTGGGTCTTGTGGGGATTGCGTTTGCTGCAATTCCAATGCGGagcaatactgcaataacatgaTCTTCACTTACAATGGTATCTACCACGATGGAACGCAAACCCAGGGAGGGTTCGCCTCTGCAATGGTTGTTCATCAAAAGTATGTATTATGAATCAAATGTTTTGGTATCAAAATCAATCATATAATTGCTCTCTTTATTCAATAGTATTATTTCATACGGAATGTTTCAGATTCATCGTGAGGATACCTGAGAAGCTTGCAGCGGAACAAGCAGCACCATTACTATGTGCAGGAGTGACTGCTTACAGTCCATTAAAACAGTTCATTGGATCTAATAAGAGTCA
This is a stretch of genomic DNA from Papaver somniferum cultivar HN1 chromosome 1, ASM357369v1, whole genome shotgun sequence. It encodes these proteins:
- the LOC113330848 gene encoding probable cinnamyl alcohol dehydrogenase; the protein is MSKGGSEMDTGRRVSGWAARDSAGVLSPYSFTLRNTGPEDVFLKVLYCGIDHSDLHQIRDEIHMANYPLVPGHEVVGEVVELGSQVEKFKVGDLVGVGCMVGSCGDCVCCNSNAEQYCNNMIFTYNGIYHDGTQTQGGFASAMVVHQKFIVRIPEKLAAEQAAPLLCAGVTAYSPLKQFIGSNKSQIKAGILGLGGVGHMGVLIAKAMGHHVTVISSSDKKKDEAFKVLGADAFVVSSNATEMERAAGSLDYILDTIPAVHPLEAYLSLLKFDGKLLLVGVSAEPLQFNSSNLILGKKWIGGSFIGSMEETQEVLDFWVEKGLKSMIEIVKMDYVNKAFERMERNDVRYRFVLDVSGSELV